A window of the Falco rusticolus isolate bFalRus1 chromosome 1, bFalRus1.pri, whole genome shotgun sequence genome harbors these coding sequences:
- the C1H4orf54 gene encoding uncharacterized protein C4orf54 homolog — protein sequence MPARPLGPLPRPDGPGMDAPGQPPGGPRAGPEGAAAATEEEAAAYVEIRGSPQRPGESRLLGELAPAGGAERAAGPAPGSGAGGTGDVGGSANGGPPGGAAGPASSDRGRDRLPSPSAAAEAGCGADSSPGCGGAAGSGGPPEAGGCPESSSSSCPSPMSKASGFPAMGDPVSTEGKTSSSSFGYESEEDEDAGRKAAAPGAPPGIPSGGGRDEAHYISTQEIQLSEVDHDMDFDAGLAARWDFEDNNVIYSFVDYASFGSDETPGDTPTEEENSCSLSTTTSDPNNQTDSIENTSSTEIVSLTSEYDTPGGAKRASSGESRSKQPGRPGGSPAAQLLLSIKAASRAINESSNVRGKQNTIYAAKHEGDMSLRVPAAPERNASLKPDAVRDHAKKFIAVPARLQTRCGAARAGEHSSGASSAVSELDDADKEVRNLTARAFRSLAYPYFDTLRPGSRASSASLPDNALGINRWSTYLDLKCGSLGPRAEPSLLRSGRSQTKALEFVVSKLDGEITHVEAPRRLRPGSRVVTLLDLGDAPEAGPRPEAGGGEPPAAEGGGGGSSKKSKFASSLLKNVISKKMQLEHEFKMERGEITDTSYTGLGAGRDAEAGGGGRERQGEGGVQRQSSRHSEGGSDCTAATAEEAGEGGGGRSPVSKASTPREGSRSLDRALSEELCEVKRSASEAIKATFLRSQNSAFRSWKEREAERKEERAPVGKLKLSPRLDWRADLGEISAGKSTKMSRLFVPAIQHTPREKETGKRATKCSAAAAFSSPPAAKPKAPEIKISLGSLQQPRDAAFSIAQLLTPQIAGRPPEEGRGQHPKPPKVGDGPDKVPQFLVRDVRDGKHRAQGPLHQVRDVRKLIKSSYSCDSGDNSSDKGSVASDQGGPEQKPRQQLVIAGVPRSLSPVVITCQSVGHASSKPTEAGPKAAGRAPACPPEGTVLVHRTSGRLPVATIAPNKSDPRQPAVLKIVSKSAAPWRHQPPPPPVERGRGPEEDPREEGKAAPVQNALEKLTAAVRSMEELYSFNKREWKRKSDPLPITDSHVLSLIASQERDAGPRPTPPAAAAAPPPPAADKAEEPSGKGAGSERLSRRPCSNAADKVSAKAAAFENLARQRQRGPPPPRAEPPPAPRALLTLRGAGGAGAGAAAPGKPRSEGGLRGQAAPRSPRLPAGGGDAERGPDCGNYLALPLKAAAEPGSPPSPPAAAAPPSAEGPPAALYRPPLPYATLPGAAPPPLLCFSPSVPTAAAAADPFPQTQRKVLLDVSTGQYYLVDTPVQQPLKRRLFDPETGQYVEVPVPQQPTVAPVPLPLPPLALNAGAYGATYMLYPGLLPAAAMLPAGALPRPLSHPGSDASAPAEPGSPAAAEAAFADSPYYVATGKGPPPPRRGAAESKPVISITAPAAGPRIVAPPSFDGTTMRFVVEHR from the exons ATGCCTGCCCGCCCCCTGGGGCCACTGCCGCGCCCCGACGGCCCCGGCATGGACGCGCCCGGCCAGCCGCCCGGCGGCCCCCGAGCCGGCCCCGAGGGCGCGGCGGCGGCCACCGAAGAGGAGGCGGCGGCGTACGTGGAGATTCGCGGCTCGCCGCAGCGGCCGGGGGAGAGCCGGCTGCTCGGCGAGCTGGccccggccggcggcgcggagcgAGCGGCCGGTCCCGCACCGGGAAGTGGAGCCGGCGGGACCGGGGATGTTGGCGGGTCGGCGAACGGCGGGCCgccgggcggggccgcggggccaGCATCCTCGGACCGCGGGAGGGATCGCCTGCCTTCCCCGAGCGCGGCGGCTGAGGCGGGATGCGGCGCTGACTCCAGCCCCGGCtgcgggggggcggcagggaGCGGCGGGCCTCCGgaggcggggggctgcccggagtcctcctcctcctcctgcccttcgCCGATGAGCAAGGCGAGTGGCTTTCCCGCAATGGGCGACCCGGTGTCGACGGAAGGCAAAACCTCCTCGTCCTCCTTCGGCTACGAAAGCGAGGAGGACGAGGATGCGGGACGCAAGGCAGccgcccccggcgcccccccggGCATCCCCTCCGGCGGCGGCCGCGACGAGGCGCACTATATCAGCACGCAGGAGATCCAGCTGAGCGAGGTGGACCACGACATGGATTTCGACGCGGGGCTGGCCGCCCGCTGGGACTTCGAGGACAACAACGTGATCTACTCCTTCGTGGACTACGCCTCCTTCGGGAGCGACGAGACCCCGGGGGACACACCGACGGAGGAGGAGAATAGCTGCTCACTCAGCACGACCACCAGCGACCCTAACAACCAGACGGACAGCATCGAGAACACCAGCAGCACGGAGATCGTCAGCCTTACCTCCGAATACGACACCCCCGGCGGGGCCAAGCGCGCCAGCTCGGGGGAAAGCCGGTCCAAGCAGCCTGGCCGCCCCGGCGGGAGCCCGGCCGCCCAGCTTCTCCTATCAATCAAAGCCGCTTCCCGGGCTATAAATGAGTCTAGCAACGTGCGCGGAAAGCAAAATACTATTTACGCTGCCAAGCATGAAGGCGACATGAGCCTCCGTGTCCCCGCGGCTCCTGAACGCAATGCGAGTTTAAAGCCGGACGCGGTCCGCGACCACGCGAAAAAATTCATCGCGGTCCCCGCGCGGCTGCAGACCCGGTGCGGGGCGGCCAGGGCGGGGGAACACTCGAGCGGCGCCTCCAGCGCCGTCAGCGAGCTGGACGATGCCGACAAAGAAGTGCGAAACCTGACAGCCAGGGCGTTCCGCAGCCTGGCGTACCCCTACTTCGACACCCTGCGCCCCGGCTCCCGCGCCTCCTCCGCCTCCCTGCCCGACAATGCCCTGGGCATCAATCGCTGGTCCACCTACCTGGACCTCAAGTGCGGCAGCCTGGGGCCGAGAGCCGAGCCCAGCCTGCTGCGCTCCGGCCGGTCGCAAACCAAAGCCCTCGAGTTCGTGGTCAGCAAGCTCGACGGGGAGATCACCCACGTCGAGGCGCCGCGGCGGCTGCGGCCGGGCTCCCGGGTGGTGACTCTGCTGGACCTCGGCGATGCCCCCGAGGCCGGGCCGCGCCCCGAGGCGGGTGGCGGGGAGCCGCCGGCGGCGGAGGGCGGTGGGGGGGGCTCCAGCAAGAAGTCCAAGTTCGCCTCCAGCCTCCTCAAAAACGTAATCTCCAAGAAGATGCAGCTGGAGCACGAGTTCAAGATGGAGCGGGGCGAGATCACCGACACTTCCTACACCGGGCTGGGCGCCGGCCGGGACGCGgaggccggcggcggcgggcgggagcggcaGGGGGAGGGCGGTGTGCAGCGGCAGAGCTCCCGGCACTCGGAGGGCGGCTCGGACTGCACCGCAGCGACGGCGGAGGAAGCGGgcgagggcggcggcggccggtCGCCGGTCTCCAAGGCGTCGACGCCCCGTGAGGGGAGCCGCAGCCTGGACCGAGCGCTGTCGGAAGAGCTGTGCGAGGTGAAGCGCAGCGCCTCGGAGGCCATCAAGGCCACCTTCCTCCGCAGCCAGAACAGCGCCTTCAGGTCCTGGAAGGAGCGGGAGGcggaaaggaaggaggagagggcGCCCGTCGGCAAGCTGAAGCTCTCCCCCAGGCTCGACTGGCGAGCCGACCTGGGCGAGATCTCCGCCGGCAAGTCCACCAAGATGTCCCGCCTGTTCGTCCCTGCCATCCAGCACACACCCCGGGAAAAGGAGACCGGCAAGCGGGCGACCAAGTGCTCTGCCGCCGCCGCCTTCTCCTCACCCCCCGCCGCCAAGCCCAAAGCCCCCGAGATCAAGAtcagcctgggcagcctgcagcagccccgggACGCCGCCTTCAGCATCGCCCAGCTGCTGACGCCGCAGATCGCGGGCCGGCCGCCGGAGGAGGGCAGGGGCCAGCATCCCAAGCCGCCCAAAGTCGGTGACGGCCCCGACAAGGTGCCGCAGTTCCTGGTGCGCGACGTGAGGGACGGCAAGCACAGAGCCCAGGGGCCGCTCCACCAGGTGCGGGACGTGCGGAAGCTCATCAAAAGCTCCTACAGCTGCGACTCGGGGGACAACAGCAGCGACAAGGGCAGTGTCGCCTCCGACCAGGGCGGCCCGGAGCAGAAGCCCCGGCAGCAGCTGGTCATCGCCGGCGTCCCCAGGTCCCTCTCCCCCGTGGTCATCACCTGTCAGTCGGTCGGGCACGCCAGCTCCAAGCCCACCGAGGCGGGGCCCAaggcggcgggcagggcgccGGCCTGTCCCCCGGAGGGCACCGTCCTGGTGCACCGCACCTCGGGGAGGCTGCCGGTGGCCACCATCGCCCCCAACAAGAGCGACCCGCGCCAGCCGGCCGTGCTGAAGATCGTCTCCAAATCCGCCGCGCCCTGGCGGCaccagcccccgccgccgcccgtcgagaggggccgggggccggAGGAGGACCCGCGGGAGGAGGGCAAGGCGGCGCCGGTGCAAAACGCGCTGGAGAAGCTGACGGCGGCGGTGCGGAGCATGGAGGAGCTGTACAGCTTCAACAAGCGCGAGTGGAAGCGCAAGAGCGACCCGCTGCCCATCACCGACAGCCACGTCCTCTCCCTCATCGCCAGCCAGGAGCGCGACGCCGGGCCCCGGCCgaccccccccgccgccgccgctgcgcccccgccgccggcggcaGATAAGGCGGAGGAGCCGTCGGGCAAAGGGGCGGGCAGCGAGCGGCTGTCCCGCCGCCCCTGCAGCAACGCCGCCGACAAGGTCTCGGCCAAGGCGGCCGCCTTCGAAAACCTGGCCCGGCAGCGGCAGCGcggcccgccgcctccccgcgccgagcccccccccgccccccgcgccctcCTTACCCTCCGCGGAGCCGGAGGAGCCGGCGCCGGAGCCGCCGCGCCGGGCAAGCCCCGCTCCGAGGGCGGCCTGCGGGGCCAGGCGGCGCCGCGCTCCCCCCGGCTGCCTGCGGGCGGCGGCGATGCGGAGCGCGGGCCGGACTGCGGCAACTACCTGGCCCTGCCGCTGAAGGCGGCCGCCGAGCCCggctcccctccctccccg cccgccgccgccgctccgccgtCCGCCGAGGGTCCGCCCGCCGCCCTCTACCGCCCGCCGCTGCCCTACGCCACCCTGCccggcgccgcgccgccgccgctgctcTGCTTCTCGCCCTCCGTGCCCACCGCGGCGGCCGCGGCTGACCCCTTCCCGCAGACGCAGCGCAAGGTGCTGTTGGACGTGAGCACCGGGCAGTACTACCTGGTGGACACGCCAGTGCAGCAGCCCCTCAAGCGGCGCCTCTTCGACCCCGAGACCGGGCAGTACGTGGAGGTGCCAGTGCCCCAGCAGCCGACCGTCGCCCCCGTCCCGCTGCCTCTCCCGCCCCTGGCCCTCAACGCCGGGGCCTATGGCGCCACGTACATGCTCTACCCCGGCctcctgcccgccgccgccatgcTGCCGGCCGGCGCCCTGCCGCGCCCGCTCTCCCACCCGGGCAGCGACGCCAGCGCCCCGGCCgagccaggcagcccagcagcggCGGAGGCGGCGTTCGCCGACAGCCCCTACTACGTGGCTACCGGCAagggcccgccgcccccgcggcgTGGGGCAGCCGAGTCGAAGCCGGTCATCAGCATCACAGCGCCGGCCGCCGGCCCGCGGATCGTCGCGCCGCCCTCCTTTGACGGCACCACCATGCGCTTCGTGGTGGAGCACCGGTGA